A genomic stretch from Haloferax sp. Atlit-12N includes:
- a CDS encoding DUF1328 domain-containing protein produces the protein MTLSGLGVAALTPLQGGGGFLYYAVVFLVLALVAGLAGFRGIAGLSMKVARILVVIFLVLAIVTFLL, from the coding sequence ATGACGCTCTCGGGGCTCGGAGTCGCCGCGCTCACGCCGCTGCAGGGTGGCGGCGGGTTCCTCTACTACGCGGTCGTGTTCCTCGTCTTGGCACTGGTCGCCGGGCTCGCCGGCTTCCGCGGAATCGCGGGGCTCTCGATGAAAGTCGCACGTATCCTCGTCGTCATCTTCCTCGTGCTGGCCATCGTCACGTTCCTCCTGTAA
- a CDS encoding YihY/virulence factor BrkB family protein yields the protein MDRDGARRLAARTLAVIREKNVTVTAASLAYYAFNSLVPLTLLLFVLVTMSGRVEALLPTFELLVGVDLSQFESTLRAVSGQSAGRLRAAVLALGIFLWSSFRLFRGMDSVFSEVYGTRKEVSALRRFLNSALVMVTVAVGVGVIAAAGLIVSFRVTHLLWSVVAPVLLWALLTVLFVPMYALFPGVDVSPLEPVPGAALAALGWTASLQALRLYFGVSQSIELYGAAGGVLLILTWLYVGSLALLVGVVVNAVLANRVDADADWYPGDEATGDERG from the coding sequence ATGGACCGCGACGGAGCCCGTCGTCTCGCCGCGCGGACGCTCGCCGTCATCCGCGAGAAGAACGTCACGGTGACGGCCGCGAGTCTCGCGTACTACGCGTTCAACTCGCTCGTCCCGCTGACGCTCCTGCTTTTCGTCCTCGTCACGATGTCCGGTCGGGTCGAAGCCCTGCTCCCCACGTTCGAACTCCTCGTCGGCGTCGACCTCTCGCAGTTCGAATCGACGCTCAGAGCGGTGAGCGGGCAGTCAGCCGGGCGATTACGCGCCGCGGTGCTCGCCCTCGGCATCTTCCTCTGGAGTTCGTTCCGACTGTTTCGCGGGATGGACAGCGTCTTCAGCGAGGTGTACGGCACGCGGAAAGAGGTCTCCGCACTCAGGCGATTTCTCAACAGCGCCCTCGTCATGGTGACGGTCGCGGTCGGTGTCGGCGTCATCGCCGCCGCCGGTCTCATCGTCTCCTTCCGCGTGACACACCTGCTGTGGTCGGTCGTCGCGCCGGTTCTCCTGTGGGCGTTGCTCACCGTGCTTTTCGTTCCGATGTACGCCCTGTTTCCGGGCGTCGACGTCTCCCCGCTCGAACCGGTTCCGGGGGCCGCGCTCGCGGCGCTCGGGTGGACGGCGTCGCTGCAGGCGCTCCGCCTCTACTTCGGGGTCTCGCAGAGCATCGAACTCTACGGTGCCGCGGGCGGAGTCTTGCTCATCCTGACGTGGCTGTACGTCGGTTCGCTGGCTTTGCTCGTCGGCGTCGTCGTCAACGCAGTGCTGGCAAACCGGGTCGATGCCGACGCCGACTGGTATCCCGGTGACGAGGCGACGGGTGACGAGCGAGGTTGA
- a CDS encoding MFS transporter, which yields MGVIDRRILVLALARFADTIGNGILVVLIPAYLTSGFVSLSFNIFEFGFTEATLVGVSVSTYALVSAGTQRYAGRLSDWFAYRKGFVALGLALIGGADFLYPFVGGFPGIVLLRAVQGLGAALSLPASMAIVNEFTKAGDRGGDIGLFNAVRLSGYVVGPLVAGGILSGGPYAVPLSDGAISVSRFALAFVVAGSVVAVSILLVALFVPEPDEQMSRERSSLSLRVFGNQQLFHPIFALGATTFLLSVTVDLFVPIQRLVNQRLGQSQAMFSAEYAALMIAVIVLLIPAGKASDRFGRRVFILAGAAALTPAVFVQAYITSPVLMVAARFLQGGALAIAFSPSLAFAGDLANAGESGSWLAIITTTYGLGRACGPLVGGVLGDISYQLPFFVGSVLALVALGLVVTQVKKPANSADTV from the coding sequence ATGGGTGTCATCGACAGGCGAATCCTCGTCCTCGCACTCGCGCGGTTTGCCGACACCATCGGAAACGGCATCCTCGTCGTCTTGATACCGGCATATCTGACGAGTGGATTCGTCTCACTATCGTTCAATATCTTCGAATTCGGGTTTACTGAAGCAACTCTCGTCGGCGTCAGCGTCTCGACGTACGCACTCGTAAGCGCCGGAACCCAACGGTACGCCGGTCGGCTCTCCGACTGGTTCGCCTACCGGAAGGGGTTCGTCGCACTCGGATTAGCGCTAATCGGCGGTGCCGACTTCCTCTATCCGTTCGTCGGTGGGTTCCCCGGTATCGTCCTACTCCGGGCGGTCCAGGGACTCGGTGCTGCGCTCTCGCTCCCGGCGTCAATGGCTATCGTCAACGAGTTCACCAAGGCGGGCGACCGCGGCGGCGACATCGGCCTGTTCAACGCGGTTCGGCTCTCCGGGTACGTCGTCGGCCCGCTCGTCGCGGGCGGCATCCTCTCCGGTGGGCCGTACGCCGTCCCGCTCTCCGATGGAGCGATTTCGGTGTCTCGATTCGCGCTCGCGTTCGTCGTTGCTGGGTCGGTAGTGGCGGTGAGCATCCTGCTCGTCGCTCTTTTCGTTCCCGAGCCGGACGAACAGATGTCGAGAGAGCGGAGTTCGCTCTCGCTGCGCGTGTTCGGAAACCAGCAGTTGTTCCACCCGATTTTTGCGCTTGGTGCGACTACGTTCCTACTCTCTGTCACCGTCGACCTGTTCGTTCCGATTCAACGGCTGGTCAATCAGCGACTCGGCCAGAGTCAAGCGATGTTCAGCGCGGAGTACGCGGCGCTCATGATCGCGGTCATCGTCCTTTTGATTCCCGCTGGAAAAGCGAGTGACCGCTTCGGACGGCGTGTGTTTATTCTCGCGGGCGCGGCGGCGCTCACCCCTGCCGTGTTCGTTCAGGCGTACATCACCTCACCGGTGCTGATGGTCGCCGCGAGGTTCCTGCAGGGGGGCGCGCTTGCGATCGCGTTCTCACCGTCACTGGCGTTCGCGGGGGACCTCGCGAACGCGGGCGAGTCGGGCAGTTGGCTCGCGATTATCACCACGACGTACGGGCTCGGGCGGGCGTGCGGCCCGCTCGTTGGGGGAGTACTCGGCGACATCTCGTATCAGCTCCCCTTCTTCGTCGGGAGCGTGTTAGCGCTCGTGGCGCTCGGCCTCGTCGTCACGCAAGTCAAGAAACCGGCCAACTCGGCCGACACCGTCTAA
- a CDS encoding cyclopropane-fatty-acyl-phospholipid synthase family protein produces the protein MPQSVDTNKAVSQYYSTVHELYQESMDEYDHRSIHYGYFDAKHTSRDSAVENMTRVLAETVDIDADDRVLHCGCGIGGPATWIAKHRGAEVVGLNITESQLEHARSLAETRGVSDHAEFRYDDFTAMETVDDNAFDVVWGLEAICYAENKRDFLEEAYRVLDDDGRIVVADGYRSERDLRERDEQLMRKWLDGWKVPDLAHVDDFRAHMEDIGFEEVTADNIDEHVLPFSRGTFMSSFPRYVLVKLREQLGRGTPTEVAHVIACHYQYRTLRQGLWSYNIVHGNV, from the coding sequence TACTCGACCGTCCACGAACTGTATCAGGAGTCGATGGACGAGTACGACCACCGGTCTATTCACTACGGATACTTCGACGCCAAGCACACGAGTCGCGATTCGGCGGTCGAGAACATGACGAGAGTGCTCGCCGAAACGGTCGATATCGACGCCGACGACCGGGTTCTCCACTGCGGTTGCGGCATCGGCGGCCCGGCCACGTGGATCGCGAAACATCGCGGTGCGGAGGTGGTCGGGCTCAACATCACCGAAAGCCAACTCGAACACGCCCGGTCGCTCGCGGAGACGCGGGGCGTCTCTGACCACGCTGAGTTTCGGTATGACGACTTCACCGCGATGGAAACGGTCGACGACAATGCGTTCGATGTCGTCTGGGGGCTCGAAGCCATCTGCTACGCCGAGAATAAACGGGACTTCTTGGAAGAGGCGTACCGCGTCCTCGACGACGACGGTCGAATCGTCGTCGCCGACGGGTATCGGAGCGAACGTGACCTTCGCGAACGGGACGAACAGCTCATGCGTAAGTGGCTCGACGGGTGGAAGGTCCCAGATCTCGCTCACGTCGACGACTTCCGGGCGCACATGGAGGATATCGGATTTGAGGAGGTCACTGCAGACAATATCGACGAGCACGTCCTCCCGTTTTCGAGGGGCACGTTCATGTCGAGTTTTCCGCGGTACGTGCTCGTGAAACTCCGCGAACAGTTGGGTCGCGGAACCCCGACGGAGGTAGCTCACGTCATCGCCTGCCACTATCAATACCGGACGCTGCGTCAGGGCCTCTGGTCGTACAACATCGTCCACGGTAACGTCTGA